The following are encoded in a window of Rhizobium sp. WYJ-E13 genomic DNA:
- a CDS encoding peptidylprolyl isomerase has product MLSTNKLAALAFTAFVAFQAPAYADDAVVAKVGNLEIHQSELDLAVANLDPQLAQLPDDQKKVAALSAAIDVKLLAADATAEKLDQTDDFKKRMQYLTDRELHNAYFKKHVVDTVTDAEVKARYDKEVAALPKQEEVHARHILVKTEDEAKDVIKQLDAGKDFAELAKEKSTDPNKDDGGDLGYFSRGRMVKEFEDAAFALEKGTYSKTPVKTDFGYHVIKVEDKRDAPPPPFEQVKDQVRQLVMRDKYLALLNQAKASAKVDITDETLRKGYEDANKQPEPGAEPAPAPAPQQ; this is encoded by the coding sequence ATGTTGAGCACCAACAAACTTGCTGCGCTGGCGTTTACGGCCTTCGTCGCCTTCCAGGCTCCGGCCTATGCCGATGATGCCGTCGTCGCCAAGGTCGGCAATCTGGAAATCCACCAGTCGGAACTCGATCTGGCTGTGGCCAATCTCGATCCGCAGCTCGCGCAGCTCCCCGACGACCAGAAGAAGGTCGCCGCCCTCTCTGCCGCCATCGACGTGAAGCTGCTTGCTGCCGACGCTACTGCCGAGAAGCTCGACCAGACTGATGATTTCAAGAAGCGCATGCAGTATCTTACCGACCGCGAACTTCACAACGCCTACTTCAAGAAGCATGTCGTCGACACCGTGACCGATGCCGAGGTGAAGGCACGCTACGACAAGGAAGTCGCCGCGCTGCCGAAGCAGGAAGAAGTTCACGCCCGCCACATCCTCGTCAAGACCGAGGATGAGGCCAAGGACGTCATCAAGCAGCTCGACGCCGGTAAGGATTTTGCCGAACTCGCCAAGGAAAAGTCCACCGATCCGAACAAGGATGACGGCGGCGACCTCGGTTATTTCAGCCGCGGCCGCATGGTCAAGGAATTCGAGGACGCAGCCTTCGCGCTTGAGAAGGGCACCTATTCCAAGACCCCTGTGAAGACCGATTTCGGCTACCATGTCATCAAGGTAGAAGATAAGCGCGACGCTCCGCCGCCGCCGTTCGAACAGGTAAAGGATCAGGTTCGTCAGCTCGTCATGCGCGACAAGTATCTTGCGCTCCTGAACCAGGCGAAAGCTTCGGCCAAGGTCGATATCACGGACGAAACGCTCCGCAAGGGTTACGAAGACGCAAACAAGCAGCCTGAGCCGGGTGCAGAACCCGCG
- the secA gene encoding preprotein translocase subunit SecA → MVSFGGIARKLFGSANDRRVRSFQPNVAAINSIEEKTKALTDEQLAAKTLEFRALLAEGKTLDDILIPAFAVVREASRRVLGLRPFDVQLVGGMILHSNAIAEMKTGEGKTLVATLPVYLNALAGKGVHVVTVNDYLAQRDAATMGRLYGFLGLTTGVIVHGLSDEERRDAYNCDITYATNNELGFDYLRDNMKYETNQMVQRGHNFAIVDEVDSILVDEARTPLIISGPLDDRSDLYNTIDTFIPLLSPEDYEIDEKQRSANFSEVGTEKLENLLKQAGLLKGASLYDIENVAIVHHVNNALKAHKLFQRDKDYIVRNGEIVIIDEFTGRMMPGRRYSEGQHQALEAKEKVQIQPENQTLASITFQNYFRMYDKLAGMTGTAQTEAEEFGNIYNLDVLEVPTNLPIKRIDEDDEVYRTVEEKYKAIIAEILDAHKRGQPVLVGTTSIEKSEFLAELMRKQGFSNFQVLNARYHEQEAYIVAQAGVPGAVTIATNMAGRGTDIQLGGNLDMRIEHELGEVEQGPERDAKVEAIREEIKQLKEKALAAGGLYVIATERHESRRIDNQFRGRSGRQGDPGRSKFYLSLQDDLMRIFGSDRMDSMLQKLGLKEGEAIVHPWINKALERAQKKVEARNFDIRKNLLKYDDVLNDQRKVIFEQRVEMMEAPNISETVSDMRREVVDDLVTTHIPERAYAEQWDAAGLKTQAANILNLDLPIEDWVKEEGIGEDDIRERLMEATNAAFNEKVERFGPDIMHYVERQVVMQTLDHLWREHIVNLDHLRSVIGFRGYAQRDPLQEYKSEAFELFQSLLNNLRQAVTAQLMRVELVQQAPPQPEPPVMQAHHLDPTTGEDEFTNTTYQALEVTVPPENRNPDDPATWGKVGRNEACPCGSGKKYKHCHGAFEQV, encoded by the coding sequence ATGGTCAGCTTTGGCGGTATTGCCCGCAAGTTATTTGGCTCTGCCAACGATCGTCGCGTGCGGTCCTTCCAGCCGAACGTCGCCGCAATCAACTCTATCGAAGAGAAGACCAAGGCGCTGACGGATGAGCAGCTCGCCGCAAAGACGCTGGAGTTCCGCGCACTCCTCGCAGAAGGCAAGACCTTGGACGACATCCTGATCCCGGCCTTCGCGGTCGTGCGCGAGGCCTCCCGCCGCGTCCTTGGCCTGCGACCTTTTGACGTACAGCTCGTCGGTGGCATGATCCTGCATTCCAATGCCATTGCCGAAATGAAGACCGGCGAAGGCAAGACGCTGGTCGCCACCCTGCCGGTCTATCTGAACGCGCTTGCCGGCAAGGGCGTGCATGTCGTCACTGTCAACGACTACCTGGCTCAGCGTGACGCGGCGACCATGGGCCGTCTCTACGGCTTCCTCGGCCTGACCACCGGCGTCATCGTCCACGGCCTTTCCGATGAAGAACGCCGTGACGCTTACAACTGCGACATCACCTACGCGACAAACAACGAACTCGGCTTCGATTATCTGCGCGATAACATGAAGTACGAGACGAACCAGATGGTCCAGCGCGGCCACAATTTCGCGATCGTCGACGAAGTGGACTCGATCCTCGTCGATGAAGCCCGCACGCCGCTGATCATCTCCGGCCCGCTCGATGACCGTTCCGACCTCTACAACACCATCGACACCTTCATTCCGCTGCTGTCGCCGGAGGATTACGAAATCGATGAAAAGCAGCGCTCGGCGAACTTCTCCGAAGTCGGCACCGAGAAGCTGGAAAACCTGCTGAAGCAGGCCGGCCTCCTGAAGGGCGCTTCGCTCTATGACATCGAGAACGTCGCGATCGTCCATCACGTCAACAATGCGCTGAAGGCCCACAAGCTGTTCCAGCGCGACAAGGATTACATCGTCCGCAACGGCGAAATCGTCATCATCGACGAATTCACCGGCCGCATGATGCCGGGCCGTCGTTATTCGGAAGGCCAGCACCAGGCGCTCGAAGCCAAGGAAAAGGTGCAGATCCAGCCGGAAAACCAGACGCTGGCTTCGATCACTTTCCAGAACTATTTCCGCATGTACGACAAGCTTGCCGGCATGACCGGTACTGCTCAGACGGAAGCGGAAGAATTCGGCAACATCTACAATCTCGATGTTCTCGAGGTGCCGACCAACCTGCCGATCAAGCGCATTGATGAAGACGACGAGGTCTACCGGACCGTCGAGGAAAAATACAAGGCGATCATCGCCGAGATCCTGGACGCTCACAAGCGCGGCCAACCGGTGCTCGTCGGCACGACCTCGATCGAGAAATCGGAGTTTCTGGCAGAGCTGATGCGCAAGCAGGGCTTCTCGAACTTCCAGGTTCTGAATGCCCGCTACCACGAGCAGGAAGCCTATATCGTCGCCCAGGCCGGTGTGCCGGGTGCCGTGACGATCGCCACCAACATGGCCGGCCGCGGTACCGACATCCAGCTCGGCGGCAACCTCGACATGCGTATCGAGCATGAGCTTGGTGAGGTCGAACAGGGTCCCGAGCGCGACGCCAAGGTCGAGGCAATCCGCGAAGAGATCAAGCAGCTCAAGGAAAAGGCGCTTGCCGCCGGCGGTCTTTACGTCATCGCCACCGAGCGTCACGAAAGCCGCCGTATCGACAACCAGTTCCGCGGCCGTTCCGGCCGTCAGGGCGACCCCGGCCGTTCCAAGTTCTACCTGTCGCTGCAGGACGACCTGATGCGCATCTTCGGCTCCGACCGTATGGATAGCATGCTGCAGAAGTTGGGCCTCAAGGAGGGCGAGGCGATCGTCCATCCCTGGATCAACAAGGCTCTGGAGCGTGCGCAGAAGAAGGTCGAAGCCCGCAACTTCGACATCCGCAAGAACCTTCTGAAGTACGACGACGTCCTGAACGACCAACGCAAGGTCATCTTCGAGCAGCGCGTCGAGATGATGGAAGCTCCGAATATTTCCGAGACCGTTTCCGACATGCGTCGCGAAGTGGTCGACGACCTGGTCACGACCCATATCCCGGAACGCGCTTACGCCGAACAGTGGGATGCCGCCGGCCTGAAGACGCAGGCCGCCAACATCCTCAATCTCGACCTTCCGATCGAGGACTGGGTGAAGGAAGAAGGCATCGGCGAGGACGACATCCGCGAACGCCTGATGGAAGCCACGAACGCTGCCTTCAATGAGAAGGTCGAGCGTTTCGGTCCTGACATCATGCACTATGTCGAGCGCCAGGTCGTCATGCAGACGCTCGACCATCTGTGGCGCGAGCATATCGTCAATCTCGACCACCTGCGTTCCGTCATCGGTTTCCGTGGATATGCCCAGCGCGATCCGCTGCAGGAATACAAGTCGGAAGCCTTCGAGCTCTTCCAGTCGCTGCTCAACAATCTGCGCCAGGCTGTTACCGCGCAGCTGATGCGCGTCGAGTTGGTGCAGCAGGCTCCGCCGCAGCCAGAGCCGCCCGTCATGCAGGCGCATCATCTGGACCCGACGACCGGCGAGGACGAATTCACGAATACGACCTATCAGGCGCTTGAGGTCACGGTCCCGCCGGAAAACCGCAACCCCGACGATCCCGCGACCTGGGGCAAGGTCGGCCGCAACGAAGCCTGCCCCTGCGGCTCGGGCAAGAAATACAAGCACTGCCACGGTGCTTTCGAACAGGTCTGA
- a CDS encoding oligosaccharide flippase family protein: MAVIETAEKMLPAGLRPIAGRALRTLAAVLTGRGDKATAQRMALTAFSIRILSAALAFLSQIVLARLMGEYEYGIFVFVWVLVVLCGDLSCLGFHTAIVRFLPQYRAAGAFAEIRGLTGTARIFSMLSGTTVLIAGMLGLHFFGDRIESYYLVPILLGLMAMPMIALGDVLEGTSRANHWPVMALSPVYIVRPVLIILFMLAAILFGAPHTAVTAMQAALAATFVTALGQYAATLYRMRKHYDAGPRKVDFLEWLGVAFPIFLIEGVSFLLTNSDVVIVGIFLEPHDVAIYFAAAKTMALVHFINFSVKAASGPRFSSIIAEGNQTDLAVAAVDAARWTFWPALGVGLAVLAAGHLLLSLFGGAFTAGYMLMAILLAGILAKALVGPAETLLMMAGKQNLCVALYAGALAANVGLNILLIPHYGIVGTAIATASAMAVEAILLHVFVRRTLGFTLFAFATPSAATPEMRAR, translated from the coding sequence ATGGCGGTCATAGAAACAGCGGAAAAGATGCTGCCCGCAGGGCTGCGGCCGATCGCCGGCCGTGCGTTGCGCACGCTTGCCGCGGTGCTGACCGGACGGGGCGATAAGGCGACCGCGCAGCGCATGGCGTTGACCGCCTTCTCGATCCGCATCCTCAGCGCCGCACTCGCGTTCCTGTCGCAGATCGTGCTCGCCCGACTGATGGGTGAATATGAATACGGCATCTTCGTTTTCGTCTGGGTGCTGGTCGTCCTCTGCGGCGATCTTTCCTGCCTTGGTTTCCACACCGCGATCGTGCGCTTCCTACCGCAATATCGCGCGGCCGGCGCCTTTGCCGAAATCCGCGGCCTGACGGGCACTGCCCGCATCTTTTCAATGCTCTCGGGCACCACCGTTCTCATCGCCGGCATGCTCGGCCTGCATTTCTTCGGCGACAGGATCGAAAGCTATTACCTTGTGCCGATCCTCCTCGGCCTTATGGCCATGCCGATGATCGCGCTCGGCGATGTCCTCGAAGGTACGTCACGGGCCAACCATTGGCCGGTCATGGCGCTCAGCCCGGTCTATATTGTCAGGCCGGTCCTCATCATCCTCTTCATGCTGGCTGCCATCCTTTTCGGCGCGCCGCACACGGCGGTTACCGCCATGCAGGCAGCACTTGCGGCAACCTTCGTCACCGCTCTCGGCCAATACGCTGCCACGCTCTACCGGATGCGCAAGCATTATGATGCCGGCCCTCGCAAAGTGGATTTTCTGGAATGGCTCGGTGTCGCCTTCCCAATCTTCCTGATCGAAGGCGTGAGCTTTCTGCTGACCAATTCCGATGTCGTGATCGTTGGCATCTTCCTGGAACCGCATGACGTCGCGATCTATTTCGCGGCCGCCAAGACCATGGCGCTGGTGCATTTCATCAATTTCTCGGTGAAGGCTGCCTCCGGCCCCCGCTTCTCCTCCATCATCGCCGAAGGCAACCAGACCGATCTTGCGGTCGCCGCTGTCGATGCCGCCCGCTGGACGTTCTGGCCGGCTCTCGGCGTCGGTCTCGCGGTCTTGGCGGCCGGGCATCTGCTGCTGTCGCTTTTCGGCGGTGCCTTCACGGCTGGTTACATGCTGATGGCGATCCTGCTTGCCGGCATCCTCGCCAAGGCGCTGGTCGGTCCCGCCGAGACGCTTTTGATGATGGCGGGCAAACAGAACCTCTGTGTCGCTCTCTATGCCGGAGCGCTCGCCGCCAATGTCGGCCTCAATATCCTGCTGATCCCACACTACGGCATCGTTGGCACGGCGATCGCCACCGCCTCCGCCATGGCCGTAGAAGCGATCCTGCTGCATGTCTTCGTGCGCCGCACGCTCGGCTTCACGCTTTTCGCCTTCGCAACCCCTTCCGCCGCAACGCCAGAAATGAGAGCCCGATAG
- a CDS encoding GNAT family N-acetyltransferase, whose protein sequence is MVRVPPITESTDSIANRMVHDLAALKFEAPQAEARIEIGRPGRELCLYPGKLGYDLQEELDFLSNRAMEPNVFFSGRFLAPAMPRLEDRQVNFAIIRDQNEHRSRMRLLMPFSVDKPGFAVGPSIIRGWANSFGPLGTPLVDAEDAAETLDNLFEGLITPDLGLPGTLVLPDVRLNGIFVRMAKAVALSRNLPLTIANPYQRPMLQSDDDAMVYLGRTVSSSHLREMRRQWRLLEELGTVVHTVARQPREIHMRFEEFLALEAGGWKGKRRSALVTDRYHTAFAREAVSNLAEVDAVRIHTIDLKGKAIASVVVLMMGGEAYTWKTAYDESYSRYSPGKLLMSELTEWHLDDANVVRSDSCAVSDHPIMSRFWQEREEMGTLVIGLTQNGDRDMRQVAAQLHMYRSTRNMAKMLREKIMSLAGRG, encoded by the coding sequence ATGGTACGCGTACCACCCATCACCGAGAGCACCGACAGCATCGCGAACCGCATGGTTCACGATCTTGCCGCGCTCAAGTTCGAAGCGCCACAGGCCGAAGCGCGGATCGAAATCGGCCGGCCGGGCCGTGAACTCTGCCTTTACCCCGGCAAGCTCGGCTACGATCTGCAGGAGGAGCTGGACTTCCTCTCCAACCGCGCAATGGAGCCGAACGTCTTCTTCAGCGGCCGCTTCCTGGCACCTGCCATGCCTCGTTTGGAAGACCGGCAGGTCAATTTCGCCATTATCAGAGATCAGAACGAACATCGCAGCCGCATGCGCCTGCTCATGCCCTTCTCCGTCGACAAGCCCGGTTTCGCCGTCGGTCCATCAATCATCCGCGGCTGGGCAAACAGCTTTGGCCCGCTCGGCACCCCCTTGGTTGATGCCGAGGACGCGGCCGAGACGCTGGACAATCTCTTCGAAGGCCTGATCACGCCGGACCTCGGCCTGCCGGGCACGCTGGTGCTGCCGGACGTACGCCTGAACGGCATCTTCGTGCGCATGGCAAAGGCGGTGGCGCTCAGCCGCAACCTGCCATTGACCATCGCCAATCCGTATCAGCGGCCGATGCTGCAGAGCGATGACGACGCCATGGTCTATCTCGGCCGCACCGTATCCTCCTCTCATTTGCGCGAGATGCGCCGCCAGTGGCGGCTGCTCGAGGAACTCGGCACGGTCGTCCACACCGTTGCCCGCCAGCCGCGCGAGATCCACATGCGCTTCGAGGAATTCCTGGCGCTGGAGGCCGGCGGCTGGAAGGGTAAGCGCCGCAGTGCGCTGGTTACCGACCGCTATCATACCGCCTTCGCCCGCGAGGCCGTCTCCAACCTGGCGGAAGTCGACGCCGTGCGCATCCACACGATCGACCTCAAAGGCAAGGCGATTGCCTCGGTCGTCGTGCTGATGATGGGCGGCGAGGCCTATACCTGGAAGACAGCCTATGACGAAAGCTATTCCCGCTATTCCCCGGGCAAGCTGTTGATGAGCGAACTGACGGAATGGCATCTCGACGACGCCAACGTCGTGCGCTCGGATTCATGCGCCGTCTCCGATCATCCGATCATGAGCCGCTTCTGGCAGGAGCGCGAGGAGATGGGCACGCTGGTGATCGGCCTGACGCAAAATGGCGACCGCGACATGCGCCAGGTCGCCGCCCAGCTTCACATGTACCGCAGCACCCGCAACATGGCGAAGATGCTGCGCGAGAAGATCATGTCGCTTGCCGGCCGCGGCTAA
- a CDS encoding AMP-binding protein codes for MKLPPGDRYDTLYRDFSWQISEDFNIGRAVSDDWAAYDPYRVCLEHFSADGHHLSLTYGELAAHSSSLANALAALGIGRRDRVALLLPQSFETVISHVAIYKMGAIALPLALLFGVEALEYRLKAAGAKAVVTNGFGLTRINQIRDRLPDIQHVVSIEGASAGTFGFADLVSAYPPVFDIAQSGPDEPALMIFTSGTTGPPKGALHGHRVLAGHIPGMQFVHEGFPQAGDKVWTPSDWAWAGGLLNALLPSLLLGVPVVSSPAQKFDAHMAYRIMAEMKVRNAFIPPTALRLLKSVEEPRLKYDLVLRTIGSAGESLGRETYEWARRTLGIIVNEFYGQTECNFVLSSSAAFGVTKAGAIGRASPGHKVAVVSDEGDELPVGEQGQIAIASPDPVMFLGYWNDPDATERKYAKGWLLTGDIGLQDKEGYVTFAGRDDDVITSSGYRIGPAEIEDCLIGHPAVQLAAAVGKPDPLRTEIVKAYVVLSPGYSPGVELAAEIRDWVKTRLSMHEYPREVEFVDALPLTTTGKVIRRLLREKAAAEAET; via the coding sequence ATGAAACTGCCGCCCGGCGATCGATACGACACGCTCTACCGCGATTTCTCCTGGCAGATATCAGAGGATTTCAATATCGGCCGCGCCGTCAGCGACGACTGGGCCGCGTACGATCCGTATCGCGTCTGCCTCGAGCATTTCAGTGCCGACGGCCATCATCTGTCGTTGACCTACGGCGAACTTGCCGCTCACTCCTCGTCCCTCGCCAACGCGCTCGCAGCACTTGGCATCGGCAGGCGAGATCGTGTGGCGCTGCTCCTGCCGCAATCCTTCGAGACGGTCATTTCGCATGTGGCGATCTACAAGATGGGCGCGATCGCGTTGCCGCTTGCGCTGCTCTTTGGGGTCGAGGCGCTGGAATACCGGCTGAAGGCTGCGGGTGCGAAAGCTGTCGTCACCAACGGCTTCGGGCTTACACGCATCAACCAGATCCGCGATCGTCTGCCTGACATCCAACATGTCGTCAGCATCGAGGGAGCCTCGGCTGGTACGTTCGGCTTTGCCGATCTGGTTTCGGCCTATCCGCCTGTCTTCGACATCGCGCAATCGGGACCGGATGAGCCGGCGCTGATGATTTTCACGTCGGGGACGACTGGGCCGCCGAAGGGCGCGCTGCACGGTCACCGGGTTCTCGCCGGCCATATTCCCGGCATGCAATTCGTCCATGAAGGTTTCCCGCAGGCCGGAGACAAGGTCTGGACGCCGTCCGACTGGGCCTGGGCCGGCGGCTTGCTCAATGCGCTGTTGCCGAGCCTGCTGCTCGGCGTGCCTGTCGTCTCCTCGCCGGCTCAGAAGTTCGATGCCCACATGGCCTATCGCATCATGGCCGAGATGAAGGTGCGCAACGCCTTCATTCCGCCGACGGCGCTGCGCCTCCTGAAATCCGTCGAGGAACCGCGCTTGAAATATGATCTCGTGCTGCGCACCATCGGCTCGGCGGGCGAGTCCTTGGGACGTGAAACCTATGAATGGGCGCGGCGCACGCTGGGCATCATCGTCAACGAATTTTACGGGCAGACGGAATGCAATTTCGTGCTGTCCTCGAGCGCTGCCTTCGGCGTGACGAAGGCCGGAGCGATCGGGCGCGCTTCACCCGGCCACAAAGTGGCTGTTGTCAGCGATGAGGGTGATGAGTTGCCGGTCGGCGAGCAGGGGCAGATCGCCATTGCCAGTCCCGACCCGGTGATGTTCCTCGGCTACTGGAACGATCCTGACGCGACGGAGAGGAAATATGCCAAAGGTTGGTTGCTGACCGGCGATATCGGCCTGCAGGACAAGGAAGGTTATGTCACCTTCGCCGGTCGCGACGACGATGTGATCACGTCGTCAGGGTATCGCATCGGACCGGCGGAGATCGAGGACTGTCTCATCGGCCATCCGGCCGTGCAGCTTGCCGCTGCCGTGGGCAAGCCTGATCCGCTGCGAACCGAAATCGTCAAGGCCTACGTCGTGCTTTCACCTGGTTATAGTCCCGGCGTGGAATTGGCAGCGGAAATACGAGATTGGGTGAAAACGCGGCTTTCAATGCACGAATATCCGCGCGAGGTCGAATTCGTCGATGCTTTGCCGCTGACGACAACGGGCAAGGTGATCCGTCGACTGTTGCGCGAAAAGGCTGCAGCGGAGGCTGAAACTTAG
- a CDS encoding aldo/keto reductase, with protein MEYVKLGKTGLEVSKICLGCMTYGDPNRGNHAWSLPEEESRALLKQAIDLGINFLDTANTYSNGSSEEIVGRAIKDFSKREDIVLATKVFNRMRPGPNGAGLSRKAIFNEIDNSLRRLGTDYVDLYQIHRWDYTTPIEETLEALHDVVKAGKARYIGASSMYSWQFAKALYTSRLNGWTEFVSMQDHLNLLYREEEREMLPFCEDQKIAVIPWSPLARGRLTRDWDETTNRSETDEFGKTLYKQAEDADRKIVEKVAEIAKAHGISRAQVATAWILQKSAVTAPIIGASKPNHLRDAVGALTVKLSAEDIAALEAPYIPHNVAGFK; from the coding sequence ATGGAATATGTAAAACTCGGGAAGACCGGTCTCGAAGTCTCGAAGATCTGCCTCGGCTGCATGACCTATGGCGATCCCAACCGTGGAAACCATGCCTGGAGCCTGCCGGAAGAAGAAAGCCGCGCATTGCTCAAGCAGGCGATCGATCTCGGCATCAATTTCCTCGATACGGCAAACACCTATTCCAACGGCTCCTCCGAGGAGATCGTCGGCCGCGCCATAAAGGATTTCTCCAAGCGCGAGGACATCGTGCTCGCCACCAAAGTGTTCAACCGCATGCGCCCCGGCCCGAATGGCGCCGGCCTGTCGCGCAAGGCGATCTTCAACGAAATCGACAACAGCCTGCGCCGCCTCGGCACAGACTATGTCGACCTCTACCAGATCCACCGCTGGGACTACACGACACCGATCGAGGAAACGCTGGAAGCCCTCCATGATGTCGTAAAGGCCGGTAAGGCACGTTATATCGGCGCCTCCTCCATGTATTCCTGGCAATTTGCCAAGGCGCTCTACACTTCCCGCCTCAACGGCTGGACGGAATTCGTCAGCATGCAGGACCACCTGAACCTGCTCTACCGCGAGGAAGAACGGGAAATGCTGCCCTTCTGCGAGGATCAGAAGATCGCCGTCATTCCCTGGAGTCCGCTTGCCCGCGGTCGTCTGACCCGTGACTGGGACGAGACGACCAACCGCAGCGAGACCGACGAATTCGGCAAGACGCTTTATAAGCAGGCCGAAGATGCCGACCGCAAGATTGTCGAGAAGGTCGCCGAGATCGCCAAGGCCCATGGCATTTCGCGCGCGCAGGTCGCCACAGCCTGGATCCTGCAGAAGAGCGCCGTTACAGCACCGATCATCGGCGCATCCAAGCCGAACCACCTGAGAGATGCCGTCGGTGCGCTGACGGTAAAACTGAGTGCTGAGGATATCGCCGCACTCGAAGCGCCCTACATTCCGCACAATGTCGCCGGCTTCAAATAA
- a CDS encoding TetR/AcrR family transcriptional regulator encodes MRVSREKFAENREKILTAASVLFRENGFDGVGVADIMKAAGLTHGGFYGHFESKDDLALEVSRKLIERVEERWREQIADHPDRPLQALLDHYIHWRTVDDPGGSCVFASLIQEVSRSEDAVRATFSEGLSTLVDVLEDIMSGETREARRANATTTLSSMMGAVILARAVEDRALAEQFLVTMRRKLDPEQQP; translated from the coding sequence ATGCGGGTCAGCCGCGAGAAATTTGCAGAAAACCGCGAGAAGATCCTGACGGCTGCCAGCGTGCTCTTCCGCGAAAACGGTTTCGACGGCGTTGGCGTTGCCGACATCATGAAGGCCGCGGGCCTGACGCATGGCGGGTTTTACGGCCATTTCGAATCGAAGGACGACCTTGCGCTGGAGGTCAGCCGCAAGCTGATCGAGCGCGTGGAAGAGCGCTGGCGCGAGCAGATTGCCGACCACCCCGACCGGCCACTGCAGGCGCTGCTCGATCACTACATCCACTGGCGTACGGTCGACGATCCCGGCGGAAGCTGCGTGTTCGCCTCGCTGATCCAGGAAGTCAGCCGCAGCGAAGACGCGGTGCGCGCGACTTTCAGCGAGGGACTGTCCACGCTGGTCGATGTGCTGGAGGATATTATGTCTGGCGAAACCAGGGAGGCGCGCCGCGCCAATGCGACGACAACGCTTTCCTCGATGATGGGAGCCGTTATCCTTGCCCGGGCGGTCGAGGACCGGGCACTTGCTGAACAGTTTCTGGTCACGATGCGCCGCAAGCTCGACCCGGAGCAGCAACCTTGA
- a CDS encoding MFS transporter, with the protein MVSAVLASSLARRNIHYGWVVVAATFLTMLVTAGAMGAPGVLIKPLQDEFGWETSQISSALAIRLILFGLMGPFAAAFMNYFGVRKVIVFALALIGAGFIGSLFMTELWHLLALWGIVVGFGTGLTAMVLAATVSTRWFVKHRGLVVGMLSASSATGQLVFLPLMAELTERYGWRATVFFVCAMIMVAALLVLLFMRDRPSDVNLPSVGETEVAPAPARGTLGAALATPITVLRDISTTSTFWILFATFFICGLSTNGLIQTHFVTLCGDFGIMPVAAASVLAVMGIFDFFGTIGSGWLSDRFDNRWLLFWYYGLRGLSLLFLPFSDFSFYGLSIFAVFYGLDWIATVPPTVKIAADRFGREKAGLVFGWVFAGHQLGAATAAYGAGLSRTALESYLPAFFIAGAFCLLASVLAITLKKSGLTGPGATVAH; encoded by the coding sequence ATGGTCTCTGCAGTCCTTGCATCATCCCTTGCCCGACGAAACATTCACTATGGATGGGTCGTCGTCGCTGCCACGTTCCTGACCATGCTGGTAACCGCCGGCGCAATGGGCGCGCCGGGCGTGCTCATCAAGCCGCTGCAGGATGAATTCGGCTGGGAAACCTCGCAGATCTCGTCTGCCCTTGCCATCCGCCTCATCCTCTTCGGCCTGATGGGTCCGTTTGCGGCAGCCTTCATGAACTATTTCGGCGTCCGCAAGGTCATCGTCTTTGCGCTCGCGCTGATCGGTGCAGGCTTCATCGGCTCGTTGTTCATGACCGAGCTTTGGCATCTGCTGGCGCTCTGGGGCATCGTCGTCGGCTTCGGCACCGGGCTGACGGCCATGGTACTGGCGGCCACGGTTTCCACACGCTGGTTTGTCAAGCATCGCGGCCTCGTCGTCGGTATGCTCTCGGCAAGTTCGGCAACCGGCCAGCTCGTTTTCCTGCCGCTGATGGCAGAATTGACCGAACGCTATGGCTGGCGCGCCACGGTCTTCTTCGTCTGCGCCATGATCATGGTCGCCGCCCTTCTCGTACTGCTCTTCATGCGCGACCGTCCCTCGGACGTGAATCTGCCGTCGGTCGGCGAAACCGAGGTTGCGCCGGCCCCGGCCCGAGGCACGCTCGGCGCAGCACTTGCAACGCCGATAACGGTTCTCAGAGACATTTCGACGACCTCGACCTTCTGGATCCTATTCGCCACCTTTTTCATCTGCGGTCTCAGCACCAACGGCCTTATCCAAACGCATTTCGTCACACTCTGCGGCGATTTCGGTATCATGCCGGTCGCAGCCGCCAGCGTTCTCGCTGTCATGGGCATTTTCGATTTCTTCGGGACGATCGGTTCCGGCTGGCTCTCCGACCGCTTCGACAATCGCTGGCTGCTCTTCTGGTATTACGGCCTGCGCGGTCTCTCGCTGCTTTTCCTCCCCTTCAGCGATTTCAGCTTCTACGGCCTGTCGATCTTCGCCGTCTTCTATGGCCTCGACTGGATCGCCACCGTGCCGCCGACCGTCAAGATCGCTGCCGACCGTTTCGGCCGCGAAAAAGCCGGCCTCGTCTTCGGCTGGGTCTTTGCCGGCCACCAGCTCGGCGCTGCAACCGCCGCCTATGGCGCCGGGCTGTCGCGCACCGCCCTGGAAAGCTACCTGCCCGCTTTCTTCATCGCCGGCGCCTTCTGCCTGCTGGCCTCGGTCCTGGCGATCACGCTGAAGAAATCCGGCCTTACCGGACCGGGCGCAACGGTCGCCCACTAA